The Anaerolineae bacterium genomic interval TCGGCCATGCTGTACAGATTGGGGTAAGCCCCCACGACGAGCACGGTCAGCGAGCGCACATGGCCGCACACCGGCGCAGGGGTGGGGGTAAAGGTGGGCGTCGGCGTAAGGGTGGGCGTGGGGGACTGCGTTGGGGTGGGCGTCGAGGTCAGGACCGGGGTGGAGGTCGGCCGAGGCGTCGCCGTGGGCGATGCGGGCGGCGCGGCGCAGCCGGCGAGCAGCCAGCCCAGCACAAGCAACCCTACCATCCGTCGTAAGAGAGCCCTCATGGTTCACCTCCTCACCTAAGAGACACCTAACCGCCGATGGAGGTCTTCCCAAGCGGCGTAATGGGCTTCCAGTTTCTTTTGCAAAGTCGCATAAGTCTCCCCCAGCCGGCGCACTTCCTGGGGATCTTCAGGCGGGCGGGCCAGGCGCTCTTCCAGTTGAGCGAGTTCCTCTTCCAACGCACCAATTTCCTCTTCCAGGGCCACAATGCGTCGCTCCAGTTTGCGCCGCTCGTTCTTGGACAGCGGAGCGGGGCCGGACCGTTGAGGCGGTCCCGCTTCCCGGGGCGCGGTACCACCTCGGGGTTCCTGTTCCTGCATCTCCCCGGTCTGGAGCTCCGCCCGTTGGGTGCGGTATTCCTCGTAGGTCCCGGCGAAGACCACCAGGTGGGCCTCGTCAGGCAAGATTTCCCAGATTTGGGTCGCCAGGGCCTGAATCAGGTAACGGTCATGGGAGACCAATAAAATCGTGCCGGGATACTCGGCCAGTACGGTTTGCAAGGCCTCCTGGGCGGGGATATCGAGGTGATTGGTAGGCTCGTCAAGAAGCAGGAAATTGGCTCCCCTGAGGGCCAGTTTGGCCAGCGCCAGACGGCCCCGCTCCCCGCCGGAGAGCACGGCCACAGGCTTGGCGATATCGTCGCCGCGGAAGAGGTAGCGGGCCAGGTGGTCCCGGGCCTGGGCCGGGGTGAGGTGAGGCGCAGCGGTGAGCAGTTCGTCCAGCACCGTATGGCGGGGGTTGAGGTCGGCGGCGGCTTGGGCGAAGTACCCGATACGCAGCGAGGCGCCCAACTGCACCTGACCGGCATAGGGCGGCACCTGACCGAGAACAGTCTTGAGGAAAGTGGTCTTACCTGCGCCGTTGGGGCCGATGAGGGCCGCGCATTCACCCCGGCGCAGGGTCAAATCGGGCACGCGAAAGAGCGGACGCGGGACGTCGGGGTATCCGACCACCAGGTCGTAGGTCCGCAGCACCAGATCTCCCGAACGGGCACCATGCCCCAGGCGAATCTTGGGCCGTGGCGGGCGCGCATCGGGAAATCGCAAGGCCTTGAGCCGCGCTTCGGCTTCGGCCACGGTGAAGGTGTCGGCGTGGAGATCCAGTTCGGCGCTCAAACGGCTCCAGGCCACATCTTCCAAAGCCCGCAAACCGCCTTTCTCCAGAGCCAGGATGGCGCGACTCAGGCGGCGCAGTTTCCCCTTGGCCTGGGCCGTGTTTTGCCCGGCGATGTGCCGTTTGATGTGATCCAGATCTTTGTGCAACCGGGCGATCTCGGCCACAAAGCGATCCCGTCGCTCCTGCCAGCGTTGTTCCCGCTGGCTCAAATAAGCCGTGTAATTGCCGCGGTAAACCTCCATGCCGTGGGGGCTCAACTCCCAGATGGTTTGGGCGATCTGATCGAGAAAATAGCGGTCGTGAGAGACAAAGAGCAGCGCACCGGGAAAAGCCCGCAGATAGCCTTCGAGAAACTCCACGGCCTGCAAATCGAGATGGTTGGTCGGTTCGTCGAGGATGAGCAAATCGGGCTCTTCCAGGAGCAACCGGGCCAGATGAGCGCGGATGCGCTGGCCGCCGGAAAGATGGGCCAATGGACGATGCCATTCCTCCGCGGCAAAGCCCAGACCATGCAACACACGGTGCACACGCGCCGGGTAGGTGTACCCTCCCCGCTGCTCGAACTGGGCCTGGAGCCGACCGTAGCGCGCCAGCAGCCGCTCATCCGTGGGGGCCTTTCCCAAGGCCGTCTCCAGCTCGTGCAGCCGGGCCTCCATGCGGCGCAACTCGGCAAAAGCCTGCAACGCCAGGTCGTACAAGGTGCCCTGCGCCTGAAAGTCAGCGTTTTGCGGGAGGTGCCCGATACGTAAACCTCTGGCCCGTTGCACCCGCCCCTCGCTGGGGCTTTCTTCACCCACCAGGATGCGCAACAAGGTGGTCTTGCCGCTGCCGTTGGGCCCCACAAGACCGATGCGGGCCTTTCTGGGGACGCTCAGGCTGACCCCCTGGAAGAGGTCCAGCGCCCCAAAGGATTTCGCCAGGTTCTGTGCAGTAAGCAAGGCCATGATGGCTAATTATACCTGGGAGGCCGCAGGCAGCCCCGGCACGGAGGTTGCACCCCTGCTGCCAAGGCATGATATACTCAAGCCTCAGGGAGAGCCATGAGAACGCCAACCGCATCCCCACGCACCCGACGGCGCACCTCGCATCGATCCTGGTGGGCTGAATTTCGTGCACGCCCCACCTGGAAACTGGACCTGGCGCTGGGCACCATCGGCGCGCTGATGGTGCTCATCGTGGCCGTGGCCGCCATGCTCTTGTGGCGCTGGTGGACCTCCCCATTGGACACGCCCCCAACGCCCCACGCTGCCCAACCAAAGGCCCAGGCCGGGTTGCCCATCGACCCGACCGCCTTGGCCGCCCTCCCCACCGCCATGCCCAACGCCCCCCTCCCGCCTCAACCCTGGGACGGCCACAGTCGGGTCAATCTACTCCTGATGGGCGTGGATACCCGCGTGTGGGACTCCAACTGGGGCGCGCCTCGGGCCGACACTCTGATCCTGCTCACTTTGGAGCCCGCCACGCAAACCGGGGGCATGCTTTCCATCCCGCGGGACCTGTTCGTCGAGATTCCCGGCTTCGGTTACGGCAAGATCAACACGGCTTACGCCATCGGACAGGGCAACTTCGGCGAGTGGGGGGGCGCTACACTGACCGTACACACCGTGGAGCGCCTGCTGAGGGTCTCCATCCCGTACTTCGCCGTGGTGGATTTTCGCTCTTTCGTGCTACTCGTGGACGCCATGGGCGGCGTCAAAGTGGACATCCCCGAAACCATCGTGGTGGACATCCAGACGGCCCAAGGCTACAAGTCGATCCGGCTCAACCCCGGCCGCCAGACCATCAACGGCCAGATGGCGTTGGCCTACGCCCGCAGCCGCGCCAAGCCGGTCAACGGCCTGGACGGCGATTTTGGGCGCATGTACCGCC includes:
- a CDS encoding ABC-F family ATP-binding cassette domain-containing protein; protein product: MALLTAQNLAKSFGALDLFQGVSLSVPRKARIGLVGPNGSGKTTLLRILVGEESPSEGRVQRARGLRIGHLPQNADFQAQGTLYDLALQAFAELRRMEARLHELETALGKAPTDERLLARYGRLQAQFEQRGGYTYPARVHRVLHGLGFAAEEWHRPLAHLSGGQRIRAHLARLLLEEPDLLILDEPTNHLDLQAVEFLEGYLRAFPGALLFVSHDRYFLDQIAQTIWELSPHGMEVYRGNYTAYLSQREQRWQERRDRFVAEIARLHKDLDHIKRHIAGQNTAQAKGKLRRLSRAILALEKGGLRALEDVAWSRLSAELDLHADTFTVAEAEARLKALRFPDARPPRPKIRLGHGARSGDLVLRTYDLVVGYPDVPRPLFRVPDLTLRRGECAALIGPNGAGKTTFLKTVLGQVPPYAGQVQLGASLRIGYFAQAAADLNPRHTVLDELLTAAPHLTPAQARDHLARYLFRGDDIAKPVAVLSGGERGRLALAKLALRGANFLLLDEPTNHLDIPAQEALQTVLAEYPGTILLVSHDRYLIQALATQIWEILPDEAHLVVFAGTYEEYRTQRAELQTGEMQEQEPRGGTAPREAGPPQRSGPAPLSKNERRKLERRIVALEEEIGALEEELAQLEERLARPPEDPQEVRRLGETYATLQKKLEAHYAAWEDLHRRLGVS
- a CDS encoding LCP family protein translates to MRTPTASPRTRRRTSHRSWWAEFRARPTWKLDLALGTIGALMVLIVAVAAMLLWRWWTSPLDTPPTPHAAQPKAQAGLPIDPTALAALPTAMPNAPLPPQPWDGHSRVNLLLMGVDTRVWDSNWGAPRADTLILLTLEPATQTGGMLSIPRDLFVEIPGFGYGKINTAYAIGQGNFGEWGGATLTVHTVERLLRVSIPYFAVVDFRSFVLLVDAMGGVKVDIPETIVVDIQTAQGYKSIRLNPGRQTINGQMALAYARSRAKPVNGLDGDFGRMYRQRLILMGMLNRLKEPWAWKRLTAQAPFLYHELTQSLKTNVRPQDAVAWARIVANMRQDHITTLTIGHGQTTAAFYNGMYILRPDIEAISALRDQLFAPPYPT